One Castanea sativa cultivar Marrone di Chiusa Pesio chromosome 4, ASM4071231v1 DNA window includes the following coding sequences:
- the LOC142630643 gene encoding 3-oxo-Delta(4,5)-steroid 5-beta-reductase-like produces the protein MELVDPNTNTPVALVVGVTGMVGLSLAEALKSPTALGGPWKVYGSARRPKPTWFPSSTPDHYITFDALNFDDTLKHLSPIAYEITHVFWVAIQVRENEESNVAANSTMLENVIKALKSATPSRLCHITLQTGTKHYMGPIYDPVLGTQLVHHEPPFHEDMPRLPYPNFYYALEDLLASYSPSLTYSVHRSSIIVGASSRSFYNALLTLCVYATICKYQGLPFRYPGTIYTWENFCDMSDARVLAEQQIWAAVMDRAKNQAFNCTNGDVFTWKSLWKVCCEVFDVEFVPFNENEKFDWVGMMKKKGRVWDEIVDKYGLYKTNMEKIVCPEALDAVLHFGFPHVCSMNKSREFGFFGYANTLKSIDLWVGRLRDMKIIP, from the exons atggagCTAGTGGACCCTAACACTAACACACCAGTTGCACTGGTTGTGGGAGTGACAGGCATGGTAGGGTTGAGCTTGGCGGAAGCTTTAAAGAGTCCAACAGCCCTTGGTGGTCCATGGAAAGTTTACGGATCAGCTCGCCGCCCCAAGCCGACATGGTTCCCTTCCTCCACCCCTGACCATTACATAACTTTTGACGCCTTGAACTTTGATGACACACTCAAACATCTGTCCCCAATAGCCTATGAAATTACCCATGTCTTTTGGGTAGCAATCCAAGTACGTGAAAATGAAGAATCTAACGTAGCTGCCAACTCTACCATGCTTGAAAATGTTATTAAAGCTCTCAAATCAGCCACACCTTCACGACTATGTCATATAACATTGCAAACCGGAACCAAACATTACATGGGTCCGATCTATGATCCAGTTCTTGGAACCCAACTTGTGCATCATGAACCTCCAtttcatgaggacatgcctcgACTACCCTACCCTAACTTCTATTATGCCTTAGAAGACCTTTTGGCTTCATACTCACCATCACTCACATATTCTGTGCACCGCTCTTCTATAATAGTTGGTGCATCCTCAAGGAGCTTCTACAATGCATTGCTGACTCTATGCGTGTATGCGACTATCTGTAAATACCAAGGCTTACCCTTTCGATATCCAG GTACAATATACACGTGGGAGAATTTCTGCGATATGTCAGATGCACGTGTGTTAGCTGAGCAACAAATTTGGGCTGCGGTGATGGATAGAGCCAAGAACCAAGCCTTTAATTGCACCAATGGTGATGTTTTTACATGGAAGAGCTTATGGAAGGTGTGTTGTGAGGTCTTTGATGTTGAGTTTGTGCCATTTAATGAGAATGAAAAGTTTGATTGGGTTgggatgatgaagaagaagggaAGGGTGTGGGATGAGATCGTTGACAAGTATGGTCTCTACAAGACCAACATGGAGAAAATTGTTTGTCCAGAGGCATTGGATGCGGTTTTGCATTTTGGTTTTCCACATGTTTGTAGCATGAACAAGAGTCGTGAGTTTGGGTTTTTTGGGTATGCCAATACATTGAAGAGTATTGACTTGTGGGTGGGGCGATTAAGAGACATGAAAATAATACCTTAG
- the LOC142630974 gene encoding 3-oxo-Delta(4,5)-steroid 5-beta-reductase-like → MEQVDPNTNTPVALVVGVTGMVGLSLAEALKSPTALGGPWKVYGSARRPKPTWFPSSTPDHYITFDALNFDDTLKHLAPIAHEITHVFWVAIQVRENEESNVAANSTMLENVIKALKSATPSRLCHITLQTGTKHYMGPIFDPVLGTQLVHHEPPFHEDMPRLPYPNFYYALEDLLASYSPSLTYSVHRSSIIVGASSRSFYNALLTLCVYATICKYQGLPFRYPGTIYTWENFCDMSDARVLAEQQIWAAVMDRAKNQAFNCTNGDVFTWKSLWKVCCEVFDIEFVPFDENEKFDWVGMMKKKGRVWDEIVEKYGLYKTNMEKIVCPEALDAVLQFGFPHVCSMNKSREFGFFGYANTLKSIGLWVGRLRDMKIIP, encoded by the exons atggagCAAGTGGACCCTAACACTAACACACCAGTTGCACTGGTTGTGGGAGTGACAGGCATGGTAGGCTTGAGCTTGGCGGAAGCTTTAAAGAGTCCAACAGCCCTTGGTGGTCCATGGAAAGTTTACGGATCAGCTCGCCGCCCCAAGCCGACATGGTTCCCTTCCTCCACCCCTGACCATTACATAACTTTTGACGCCTTGAACTTTGATGACACACTCAAACATCTCGCCCCAATAGCCCATGAAATTACCCATGTCTTTTGGGTAGCAATCCAAGTACGTGAAAATGAAGAATCTAACGTAGCTGCCAACTCTACCATGCTTGAAAATGTTATTAAAGCTCTCAAATCAGCCACACCTTCACGACTATGTCATATAACATTGCAAACCGGAACCAAACATTACATGGGTCCGATCTTTGATCCAGTTCTTGGAACCCAACTTGTGCATCATGAACCTCCAtttcatgaggacatgcctcgACTACCCTACCCTAACTTCTATTATGCCTTAGAAGACCTTTTGGCTTCATACTCACCATCACTCACATATTCTGTGCACCGCTCTTCTATAATAGTTGGTGCATCCTCAAGGAGCTTCTACAATGCATTGCTGACTCTATGCGTGTATGCAACTATCTGTAAATACCAAGGCTTACCCTTTCGATATCCAG GTACAATATACACGTGGGAGAATTTCTGCGATATGTCAGATGCACGTGTGTTAGCTGAGCAACAAATTTGGGCTGCGGTGATGGATAGAGCCAAGAACCAAGCCTTTAATTGCACCAATGGTGATGTTTTTACGTGGAAGAGCTTATGGAAGGTGTGTTGTGAGGTCTTTGATATTGAGTTTGTGCCATTTGATGAGAATGAAAAGTTTGATTGGGTTgggatgatgaagaagaagggaAGGGTGTGGGATGAGATCGTTGAAAAGTATGGGCTCTACAAGACCAACATGGAGAAAATTGTTTGTCCAGAGGCATTGGATGCGGTTTTGCAATTTGGTTTTCCACATGTTTGTAGCATGAACAAGAGTCGTGAGTTTGGGTTTTTTGGGTATGCCAATACATTGAAGAGTATTGGCTTGTGGGTGGGGCGATTAAGAGACATGAAAATAATACCTTAG